One genomic window of Carassius auratus strain Wakin chromosome 14, ASM336829v1, whole genome shotgun sequence includes the following:
- the stard14 gene encoding START domain-containing protein 10, whose product MSRGSGIIPDESTFNEFKRQCLSTENWLSKYDKNDMEVWVEVAPLSASTNNKGNYSKVHKIKCRINIKDVSAASMYDVLHDSVYRKTWDPTMLESFDIARLAPNADVGYYSWICPKPLKNRDVVTLRSWQASGNEYVIVNFSVKHPKFPPRKDLVRAVSLLTGYLIQPTGHNSCIFTYLSQADPKGSLPKWVVNKASQVLAPKVLRSVHKAGQNYPAWKAANSPDHKPWLYPIQSELPLMDPAELSIQRGDSLENVDESSTRDAQENEDSS is encoded by the exons ATGTCTCGCGGTTCAGGAATCATTCCGGATGAATCCACGTTTAATGAGTTCAAAAGACAGTGCTTGTCCACGGAGAACTGGCTCAGTAAGTATGATAAAAACGACATGGAGGTCTGGGTCGAGGTGGCCCCTTTATCTGCTTCCACAAACAACAAAGGGAACTATTCCAAAGTGCACAAAATCAAG TGTAGGATAAACATAAAGGATGTATCGGCTGCTAGCATGTATGACGTGCTTCATGACAGCGTGTACCGGAAGACGTGGGACCCTACAATGCTTGAGAGTTTCGACATTGCTCGCCTGGCTCCTAATGCTGACGTGGGCTATTATTCAT GGATCTGCCCGAAGCCATTGAAGAACAGAGATGTGGTGACCTTGCGCTCATGGCAGGCATCTGGAAATGAATATGTGATCGTTAACTTCTCCGTGAAACATCCG AAATTTCCCCCACGGAAGGATCTGGTAAGGGCCGTTTCCCTTCTGACGGGTTACCTGATCCAACCAACGGGGCACAACAGCTGCATTTTCACGTACCTCTCACAAGCTGATCCCAAAG gtTCTCTTCCGAAGTGGGTTGTCAACAAAGCATCTCAGGTCTTGGCTCCAAAA GTCTTAAGAAGCGTCCATAAAGCCGGTCAGAACTACCCTGCGTGGAAAGCGGCAAATTCTCCAGATCATAAGCCGTGGCTGTATCCCATACAGAGTGAACTGCCCTTGATGGATCCAGCAGAGCTGTCCATCCAGCGCGGAGACTCGCTCGAGAACGTGGATGAGAGCTCGACCAGGGATGCTCAAGAGAATGAGGACAGCAGCTAG
- the pdzd11 gene encoding PDZ domain-containing protein 11 yields the protein MDQKIPYDDYQLPVVFLPSYESPPAWIPPQERVHHPDYNNELTQFLPRTVVLKKPPGAQLGFNIRGGKASQLGIFISKVVPDSDAHRAGLQEGDQVLSVNDVDFQDIEHSKAVEILKTAREILMNVRYFPYNYQRQKERTVH from the exons ATGGACCAAAAGATTCCGTATGATGATTATCAACTGCCAGTAGTGTTTCTTCCTTCCTATGAGAGCCCTCCTGCGTGGATCCCTCCACAAGAG AGGGTACATCACCCTGACTACAACAATGAGCTCACTCAGTTTCTACCTCGCACTGTAGTGTTAAAAAAGCCACCCGGTGCACAACTGGGCTTCAATATCCGTGGAGGAAAGGCCTCCCAGCTTGGTATATTTATTTCAAAG GTGGTGCCAGATTCAGATGCCCATAGGGCAGGACTGCAAGAGGGCGATCAGGTCCTTTCTGTCAATGACGTGGACTTTCAAGACATTGAGCATTCAAAG GCTGTAGAGATTTTAAAGACTGCAAGAGAGATTTTGATGAATGTTCGATACTTCCCTTACA ACTACCAGCGGCAGAAGGAGAGGACTGTACACTAG